The Bacteroides ovatus genomic interval CGGCGCGGACGACTCAAGAAGTAATAACTTCCGGTCTTTACCATTTGATACATCAGTGCTGTCTTATCAATATAGAAATAACCGTCATTACGAATTTTTTCGAAATTCTGAATGCCGATCGGATAAATTTTATGGCTCATATTCTCTTCTTTTATAAATCAATGCCTTTCTTGCAAAGATATATATTTTTAATAGAACTCTTTGTCATGGCAAGTTAAAAGATTCTTTTCAACAATTCATTCTACACATTTACCAGGAAATAATTTAAGGACGACAAAGTAAGAGGAGGATGACTACACAAAAAGATTGAAAAGCCCGGACTTTCGCAAGCTCGGGCTTTCTATATTCTCTCAAGACATCTCCTTAATCTATAGGGAAATGGGGAACTAGCAAAACATTTAGAGTATACTAGTATTCTTGTAAAGAGATGCACTTAGAGTAAAGAAAAAGGGATGCCAGTGGGAAATTAGGGAGGCATCCCTTTCTAAAAGAAGTACAGATAGGGAAGGATTGACTTTCACAAGCTAATACCTTCCATCTGTTACTTCTCGGCGTATTCTTCACCATAACGGCGAAGAAGGGTTTATCTATTTTATCATCCGTTCAAGAGACAGCTCCCAATCCCATTAGGGATAAACATAGAGGAGCTATCTGATAAAACATTGAATGATTTCAAATTAATCTGCAAAGAGAGCAGTAGGGAATGTTACTGTCTTCACTACAGCTGCAGGAGATGTCGCGCTCCAGCTGATTGAAGGAGTAATAGTAACCGTCACTACCAAATCTTTCACAAGGCCTTGCAGTGCCAGACCAGCAGATGTAAGCTTCACTTTCTTTCCAGTAGAATCAAACTCGAAGTTAACTTTATCACTTAGTTCTACCTTAATAGAATATCCATAAAGAGCAAGAACATCGTCAGCAGAAGTCAAAGTACTAGTGTCATAAGTATTTTCATCTGCAGTCGGCCACATAGCCTTGCCTTTTCTGTCTTTCCATACGAGGTCAGTTAATACATCGATCTCTTCATTTTTAGCTTTAGCCGTATACTCTTTTATAATGCCAGTTTTTGCTACTGCCGCACCAAATTCTGATTTAAGCAGTTCTGACAATGATATGAATTGAACCTTTTTGTTACCAATTACAGAAAGATCAGTAGCACCATCAGGTTTACAATTTACATTTACGGTCAATGCCATATTGTCTTTAGCGTGATCCATGTCTACTGTGAACTTACCGTTAGCTACACTTCCTACAGGATCGTCGCCATTCTTGTCTATAGCGTATGTAACACTAGTGTATTTCCCTGCAGTAACTCCGTCAGTAATATCGCTCCAGCCAGTAAAGATTGCACTCATATCTCTTTCAAGTTTGATGCTCTGAATTTTAGTAACTGAACCTGAAGCAGAAGTAACGGTAGTCGTTGTTTCATTAATTACGAGAGATACTTTATCATCTTCAGTCCACATACCTGGAGCAGGTGTAAACACAGGCACGAGATAACCGACAGTTACCGGCAATTTGAATATAATTTGCTTCGTATTATCAACGTCGACTGTCAATACAGCATCCATAGAACCCAAGTATGCAGCGCCTACTGTCAGTTTCAGGGCGTCGTATTTAGTGTTGCTAGTACCAATGCCACTGAACTTCACTTTATCAGTTGCGTTGGCCGTAGCACTCGAACTGCTAATTTTAGCAGTAGTAATAGCATCTTTGATTGCTTTAATATTAGCAGCTGACACCTCAATATCACTCTTTTCGCCAGAGTTCCAAGTTACATCCTGTGCTGCCAAAGTAACTGTTTCTACTTGCTTGAAGGTGACAGTCAGTTTAGCTGCAGCATTGGTTACACTCGCACGCTCTACTCCATCATAAGGTTTACCATCTGTAGTCAGATAGCAGACTTCTACCTCTGCTTCTTGTCCTGTGGGAGAAATAATAGTCTGTTTACCATCTTTCGTTCCTAATTTCACATCTGCAGGAGCACCGTCCGCTAATTGATAATAATATGCGTAGACAGTACTCAAATCCATAGGAGTAGTGGTAGCTGCAGCAGCCAAGTCATCCAAAACAAGCTCCTTACCTACTTCTGCAGACACTGCTGCATCCGCCAGTGTTACAGTAGAACCAGAAACTGCTTCCGCTTTAATCTTCACATCATAAGCAGAGATAATCTCATTACCCCATGCGTCGTATGTGCAGAGTGCATACGCAGCTTCGGCAGGTGCTGTGGCTAGATCACCTTTTGGATTGATAGTCAGGTCATAGATACCACGATTTTTAGTAGGTTCTGCAGTACGAGTCAAAGGGCCAACTGTCTTGTTCTGCGCCATTTTAGAGATAATGTATGGTGCGTCCCCTTTTGAGTCCTTCAAAAGAATAGTGTATTTGCTAACATCACTAAAGTCGATATTCACCGGATTAATCAAAGCGTTCACTACATTGTCTGCAGCAAACAATAGTTGATTTTCTTTATATTCAACCCCATGGAACGTGAAAGCTGCTGCACATTTACCGTATTTTAATGTAACATCTTTCGTTCCGTCAGTAGTGATTTTGCCGTTGTTAATTGCTACTCCCTGAATACTAGTAATCAATTTACCAGTCGGCAGAACAACATCCACAAACTTACCGGTTTCCTGATCCTTCACATGCAAAGTCAGACTAGGAGTGCCGTCACCTTGTACAAGATAGATATTGGATTCAGCAGAATCACCCTTCACCCATTTACTTGATGCGTCATCATAAAAATACCAGAAGCCTTTTTCATAGTCACCGGTTCCGTTACCGATAAAAGGTGAATGACCGGCAGGACCTGTTGCCCCAGTTTCTCCCTTCGGGCCGGCAGGACCTGTTGCCCCAGTTTCTCCCTTTGGACCGTCAGGACCAGTTGCCCCAGTTTCTCCCTTCGGACCGGCAGGACCTACGGCACTATGTCCACTGTCGATACCGTCAAACAACCAGTGGTTAGTGGTTGGATCAATAGTAACCTTCGTTCCAGGATCTCCTTTTTTACCGTCTACAATAGAATAAGAATCTCCATTATTGAAAGTAATTTTAAATCCACCTTCAATATCGGTCACGTCAGTCACCCATTTACCGTCGTCGACCTTTGCCTGCAATGTGGCAATGCCTGCCTTATTCGCATCAATTTGCGTTTGCAGATTGTCAATGTCATCATCATAGTCTTTACAGCCTACGTAAGTGACAGTAGCAAGTGCCAATGCCCCGAAAAGCATTACCCTAACAAAATTTTTCTTCATAACTACTTAAAAATTACATTAATAATATATTATTAAACACTAAGTTTCAACAATAACCCCTCTGTTACTTTCTAGGTAACGGAGAAACCTTTGTGCCTGCTCTTCGGGAGTAGTTAATACTGAAAAATAATACAATATGCAATGAAACTTTTTTACCCCTGCTTCTGAAAGGCAGTAGAGGGAAGGAGATTTTTTGCAAAAATTTAGAAGTTAACAAAGTCCTAATACAAAGAATCCGCGTGTTTTATTTATATAATTCCTGTTTTGAGTGGTTTATTGGAAAAAATGTATGATTTCGTTTGGTTGTTTTAAGAAATATGCTCATATTTGCACCGATATTCATTCCCGTTACCTAGAAAGTAACAGAGTAATTTTCAAGTATTTACACCTATCACAGAGCGTTTCACAAAGTCAAGAACTTGTTTATTTGCTTCATCAATTTTCTTACTCCGGAAAGGTTTCAGGTAAGTCTCGGTCACAGTGATAGATGAATGTCCCATCGCTTCGGAGATAATGCCCGGATGAATTTCACAATAATAAGCCGTCGTAGCCCAGGTATGGCGGGCGGTGTACGAACTCAATTTATCGGATAATCCCAATAATTCACCTAACAACATCAACTGTTGGTTAAAGCTGCGCAATGCCAACTGATATTCGCGATACGCCTCTTTAGTTCCTTCACGGCTTTTCAACAATGGAAACAAATAAGGGGAAGTAGGATCACGATTGATGTACTTCTTTACCAGGATCATCGCTTCCGCAGTCAACGTCACAGATAGAGGACGACCTGTCTTACGTCTGCGATACGTTATTACGTTATCACGCAAATCGCTCTTACGCAAATAAGCAAGATCGACAAATGGCATACCACGTAACAAGAACATCAAAATAAACAACTCTTGTGCCTGATATACAGCCAATGAAACACCCGATGTACGGGACAATTTAACAAACACCTTTTTCATATCTTCATCGCCCAACGCACGTTTATGATCGGCGCGAGTACCGGTATAAACAGAACGGAACAAGTGAGGAACATAAGGTGCCTTACGAAGATCGACGGCACGATTGTAAACTGCACGAAACGTACGCAAATAAGTGGAAACGGTGTTCCAACTACAACCACGACTACGAAGATGTATTTCAAATCCTTTTAACCACTCCGGACTCACTTCTTCAAAGGTGAAGTCCGCTTTCCCACAATAAGCAATGATGGCATTCAGACTGCTACGATAAACGTGCGCAGTACCGAAGTTTCCCTCCACCTGTAGCCCCGTGGCTACTTGCTTCATAAATGTTACTACTTTCAACATTTTCTCAATTTATTAATTTATTCGACAATAAAGATACAAGTATTCTTTCATCTAAAAACTCATCATACGAACAAAACTGAAAACAAAGATGTTTTATAGAGAAAGCTATCAAAGTCGATTTATAACAAAAGCCCGGACTTTCGCAAGCTCGAGCTTTCTATATCTTGGGGACGTCTCCTTTACCTATAGGGAAATGGGTGACTAGCAATTGATTCTAGTACAACAAAAAAGACGCTCCAAGAATAAAGATAAAAGGGATGCCAGTGGGAAATTAGGGTGGCATCCCTTTTCTAAATAGAAGAACAAAGATAGAAGGATGGACTTTCACAAGCTGTGTCCTTCGCTTTGTTCTGGGGTAAAAATATCTTTTTCACACATAGGTGAAGAAGGGTTTTATCTTTATGGAGATAAATATCTCCTGCTCCCGACAGGAAGACCCCATACGTCACAGGAGATATATCATCATCTAATTAATTAGTAGTATCGTCTACCCAAGTTGAAACTTTGACTGTAATAGTCTTAGCCTGACCAACCATGCTACCCCAAGGAGAAGTAGGAGTAGCTTTCACGGTAACTACCAAGTTAGCATTGTTCATACTCAATTTAGCCATTGCATCAGTCAATTTGAGTTTATTATCAGAAATAGTAGGCTTCACAAAAGAAGACGCATCATTTCCTGAAAGAGAATACTCGATAGAGAAACCGTAGATAGTCATAGCATCACTTGCATAGGTGTCAGTAGCAAAAGTAGGCCATACATCTTTGCTATTTTTATCTTTCCAGATAAATGCTGTTGTCAAATCAAAACCGGCTTTTCTTGCATTCTCATCTGTCACATCATAGTCAAATTCAGTCGTTTCTGCATCTTTATAGCTAAATGTTCCGTTCAAGTTAGCGGCAGGAATGATTACCGGAATAGTTTCGGTGAATATTACGTTCTCATCACATTTTCCCTGCAGCGTAACATTGATTGGTTCGCCATCGTATTGGTTAGTCACTGTTACAGTACCGTCATTTTCATTAACAGTTACACCACGACTCGCCGGAGCAGCTTTTTGAGTATTAGCAGCAAGAGCAAACTTCATAGTACCGCCCATATCCGTAACTAATTTGCCATACACGGCATCATAATTAGAATAAAGTTCTTTCAAGCTTCTGGATGCTGTTACTGCTGTTATCTTGCTGCTAACATCTTTAGCAAAGTTAGTTAGCAAAGTTCCGTCCGTTTGAGTAATAGCTTCCAGTTTAAATGCCGCATCAGTTTCTTTAGGAAGAGTTACGGTTACGCCCTTCACTGTTACATCAACAGTGTAATCACCCTTCGTAATCTTCGTAGTAATATCAGTAGCCTCACAAGTTGTATTTGCAGGAACGACCAAGGCTAGTTGATCGCTGCCGTTCAAACCTAACTTAATAGTCTGATCTTGTGAAACACCTTCAAAGGTACAACCGGAGAAATCACTCATACTAGCATTTCCCAATGCAGTTTTTATTGCAGTTATAACAGCAACAGCGTCACCAGTAGTAGCGATGTTATACATCTTTTCTGCAGCATTCCACAAAATAGGATCTGTTGAAGCCAGTGTAGCCGTTTGTGCCTGTCCTTCGCTGACAATTTTAACTTCCGTATATTCCTTGGCATCATAAACTTTTGTCGTAGGATGTTCCTCTCCGGCTGTTGCAGGATCTGTCACTGTTACAATAGATTGTACAGTAGCTTGGCTTCCTGCATCTCCTTTAGCTTTCAATACACCAGTCTCTGCATTCAAATCAAAGTTAGCAGCAACATTTGCTGTCGTTGAAAATGCTACACTGAAATACTTATCAGAGATACCGAGTTCGCTCAATGTCTTTGTATCAGGAGTACCGTCTACATCTCCATTAGCTTTTATTGCTGTATTCACAGTTACGTTATAATCAGATACCTTGGCATCTCCATCATTTTCCTTATAGTCAATACTAGCACCTTTCTTCACTGTTGCTACTCCTGCATTTGCAGATGCCCATTCCACCTTACTGATATACAGATTACTCTTCACAGCGGCAAAATAGTTGGAGGAGACATCATTCAAAGTCTTCTTATCGGCAGCAACTTTGTCTGTTACAGTCAGAGCCACAGCATAACTATTTTTCACTGCGCTAGCATCCAATGTTACTTCAATCAAGTTAGGTTCAGCATCTACCACTTTGATTCCTTTTATCTTGAACGGATCGTTTAGAGAACGCGTCTTCACTTTCTGGCAATCTACAGAAATAACATATTTCGCATTCTCACTTACTTCACCATTCTCACCATAACAAGCAACCAAATCTTTTATTACATCAGCCGGAGATACACGGAATCTCACTGCCACTTCGTTGACATTGACTACCGATTTCCAGTCGTGACCACCACCCGTAGCAAAGTCCACATAGTATGTATTAAA includes:
- a CDS encoding collagen-like protein, with the translated sequence MKKNFVRVMLFGALALATVTYVGCKDYDDDIDNLQTQIDANKAGIATLQAKVDDGKWVTDVTDIEGGFKITFNNGDSYSIVDGKKGDPGTKVTIDPTTNHWLFDGIDSGHSAVGPAGPKGETGATGPDGPKGETGATGPAGPKGETGATGPAGHSPFIGNGTGDYEKGFWYFYDDASSKWVKGDSAESNIYLVQGDGTPSLTLHVKDQETGKFVDVVLPTGKLITSIQGVAINNGKITTDGTKDVTLKYGKCAAAFTFHGVEYKENQLLFAADNVVNALINPVNIDFSDVSKYTILLKDSKGDAPYIISKMAQNKTVGPLTRTAEPTKNRGIYDLTINPKGDLATAPAEAAYALCTYDAWGNEIISAYDVKIKAEAVSGSTVTLADAAVSAEVGKELVLDDLAAAATTTPMDLSTVYAYYYQLADGAPADVKLGTKDGKQTIISPTGQEAEVEVCYLTTDGKPYDGVERASVTNAAAKLTVTFKQVETVTLAAQDVTWNSGEKSDIEVSAANIKAIKDAITTAKISSSSATANATDKVKFSGIGTSNTKYDALKLTVGAAYLGSMDAVLTVDVDNTKQIIFKLPVTVGYLVPVFTPAPGMWTEDDKVSLVINETTTTVTSASGSVTKIQSIKLERDMSAIFTGWSDITDGVTAGKYTSVTYAIDKNGDDPVGSVANGKFTVDMDHAKDNMALTVNVNCKPDGATDLSVIGNKKVQFISLSELLKSEFGAAVAKTGIIKEYTAKAKNEEIDVLTDLVWKDRKGKAMWPTADENTYDTSTLTSADDVLALYGYSIKVELSDKVNFEFDSTGKKVKLTSAGLALQGLVKDLVVTVTITPSISWSATSPAAVVKTVTFPTALFAD
- a CDS encoding tyrosine-type recombinase/integrase; translated protein: MLKVVTFMKQVATGLQVEGNFGTAHVYRSSLNAIIAYCGKADFTFEEVSPEWLKGFEIHLRSRGCSWNTVSTYLRTFRAVYNRAVDLRKAPYVPHLFRSVYTGTRADHKRALGDEDMKKVFVKLSRTSGVSLAVYQAQELFILMFLLRGMPFVDLAYLRKSDLRDNVITYRRRKTGRPLSVTLTAEAMILVKKYINRDPTSPYLFPLLKSREGTKEAYREYQLALRSFNQQLMLLGELLGLSDKLSSYTARHTWATTAYYCEIHPGIISEAMGHSSITVTETYLKPFRSKKIDEANKQVLDFVKRSVIGVNT